In Streptomyces sp. NBC_01707, a genomic segment contains:
- a CDS encoding YncE family protein, whose protein sequence is MLHSTKRTAALLGGVLVAVLVGCGTPAEKGKAEAGGTEAAAPRVVPDNPTPERVPPTGLAGMPPVLDPKDVYAADRAGMMSPVVKNFPARVYVPNTRSDTVSVIDPKTYKVIETIPVGHQPQHVVPSWDLKTLWVNNDLGDSLTAIDPATGKAGRTVAVSDPYNLYFTPNGKYAVVMASMDRQLVFRDAHTMKTARTVPVDCAGVNHADFSTDGRYFIVSCEFSGELLKVDTAGMKVIGRQKLPLKGAMPQDVKLSPDGGTFYIADMIANGIWVLDGQKFDRPKLLRTGKGAHGLYVSRDSKQMYVTNRGEGSISLFDFAKRKLTKKWHLPNGGSPDMGGVSADGKVLWLSGRYNAEVYAIDTATGRQLARIPVGSGPHGLAVYPQPGRYSLGHTGVFR, encoded by the coding sequence ATGCTTCACTCCACCAAGCGCACCGCGGCCCTGCTCGGGGGCGTCCTCGTCGCCGTCCTCGTGGGCTGTGGTACCCCCGCCGAGAAGGGGAAGGCCGAGGCCGGTGGCACCGAGGCCGCCGCGCCGCGCGTCGTCCCGGACAACCCCACCCCGGAGCGCGTCCCCCCGACCGGACTCGCGGGGATGCCGCCGGTGCTCGATCCCAAGGACGTGTACGCGGCCGACCGGGCCGGAATGATGTCACCGGTCGTCAAGAACTTCCCGGCGCGCGTGTACGTACCCAACACCAGGTCCGACACCGTCTCGGTCATCGACCCGAAGACGTACAAGGTCATCGAGACCATCCCGGTCGGCCACCAGCCGCAGCACGTCGTCCCGTCCTGGGACCTGAAGACGCTCTGGGTCAACAACGACCTCGGCGACAGCCTCACGGCCATCGACCCGGCCACCGGGAAGGCCGGCCGGACGGTCGCGGTCTCCGACCCGTACAACCTGTACTTCACGCCGAACGGCAAGTACGCCGTCGTGATGGCCTCGATGGACCGGCAGCTGGTCTTCCGTGACGCGCACACCATGAAGACGGCCAGGACCGTGCCGGTCGACTGCGCGGGCGTCAATCACGCCGACTTCTCCACGGACGGCCGGTACTTCATCGTCTCCTGCGAGTTCTCCGGCGAACTCCTCAAGGTCGACACAGCCGGGATGAAGGTGATCGGCCGGCAGAAGCTGCCGCTCAAGGGCGCGATGCCGCAGGACGTGAAGCTGTCGCCGGACGGCGGGACGTTCTACATCGCGGACATGATCGCGAACGGCATCTGGGTGCTGGACGGGCAGAAGTTCGACAGACCGAAACTGCTGCGTACCGGCAAGGGTGCCCACGGTCTGTACGTCAGCCGCGACTCCAAGCAGATGTACGTCACCAACCGTGGTGAAGGCAGCATCTCCCTCTTCGACTTCGCGAAGAGGAAACTGACGAAGAAGTGGCACCTGCCGAACGGCGGCAGCCCCGACATGGGTGGCGTCTCGGCGGACGGCAAGGTCCTCTGGCTGTCCGGGCGTTACAACGCCGAGGTGTACGCGATCGACACGGCCACCGGCAGGCAGCTCGCCCGGATCCCGGTGGGCAGCGGGCCTCATGGACTCGCCGTCTATCCGCAGCCCGGCCGTTACTCGCTCGGTCACACCGGAGTCTTCCGCTGA
- a CDS encoding peptidase S1 yields MKSRMLAVAAALTVAGLIGAGSATAAPGTVSGNGGNRIGTVQSDGDAHVKEGGLSAIWTLESTSIKQIALSGDRIGVLKGNGDAYVKDGGLNAGWVKEASNVKQIALSGNRIGVLKDNGDAYVKDGGLTAAWVHEAAKVKELELAGDRIGIVQANGDAFVKDGRLNAAWAYEGGDIVDIDLAGDRIGVFTGDGRAYVKDGSLKATYAREGSDVIQLELSGDRIGILKDNGKAYVKDGRLSAAWAHEADNVIQIALSGDRIGVLKGNGRAYVKDGSLTAAWVHEDDNVTELALS; encoded by the coding sequence ATGAAATCCAGAATGCTCGCCGTCGCCGCTGCGCTGACCGTCGCCGGTCTCATCGGGGCCGGATCCGCCACGGCGGCGCCCGGAACGGTCTCGGGCAACGGCGGCAACCGCATCGGAACGGTGCAGTCCGACGGCGACGCGCACGTCAAGGAGGGCGGCCTCAGTGCCATCTGGACCCTGGAGAGCACCAGCATCAAACAGATCGCGCTCTCCGGCGACCGCATCGGGGTCCTCAAGGGCAACGGCGACGCGTACGTGAAGGACGGCGGCCTCAACGCCGGCTGGGTCAAGGAAGCCTCGAACGTCAAGCAGATCGCGCTCTCCGGCAACCGTATCGGCGTCCTCAAGGACAACGGCGACGCCTACGTGAAGGACGGCGGCCTGACCGCCGCCTGGGTCCACGAAGCCGCCAAGGTGAAGGAGCTGGAGCTGGCCGGCGACCGCATCGGCATCGTCCAGGCCAACGGCGACGCGTTCGTGAAGGACGGCCGTCTCAACGCCGCCTGGGCCTACGAGGGCGGCGACATCGTCGACATCGACCTGGCGGGCGACCGCATCGGGGTGTTCACCGGCGACGGCAGGGCGTATGTGAAGGACGGCAGCCTCAAGGCCACGTATGCGAGGGAGGGCAGCGACGTCATCCAGCTCGAGCTCTCCGGCGACCGCATCGGCATCCTCAAGGACAACGGCAAGGCGTACGTGAAGGACGGCCGTCTCAGCGCCGCATGGGCTCACGAGGCGGACAACGTCATTCAGATCGCCCTCTCCGGCGACCGCATCGGCGTCCTCAAGGGCAACGGCAGGGCATACGTGAAGGACGGCAGCCTGACCGCCGCCTGGGTCCACGAGGACGACAACGTCACCGAGCTCGCCCTGTCCTGA
- a CDS encoding polysaccharide deacetylase family protein: MNASGTSVHRRSALRSGAGAALAGAFATGCTEGHDAGGTSTKTSAGTPTNASAQATGKSDAGGRPPAPRPAPAPHRFPGQPVQIDHGPRNRPRVALTFHGQGDPAVARAVLAEAERAHARVTVLAVGSWLDEHPDMARRILDGGHDLGNHTQSHADISAMGEAAAYAEITGCAQRLRRLTGSIGTWFRPSRSRYATPLVQRLARRAGYPHVLSYDVDSLDFTSPGAAAVTRKVTGEIRNGSVVSLHFGYADTVAALPVLLSEIDRRQLRAVTTTELLT, from the coding sequence ATGAACGCCTCCGGGACATCGGTGCACCGCCGCAGCGCTCTGCGTTCGGGCGCAGGCGCGGCCCTGGCGGGCGCCTTCGCGACCGGATGTACGGAGGGACACGACGCCGGCGGCACTTCCACGAAGACCTCTGCCGGGACGCCCACGAACGCCTCCGCGCAGGCCACCGGCAAGAGCGACGCGGGCGGGCGGCCCCCGGCTCCGCGACCCGCGCCCGCCCCGCACCGCTTCCCCGGGCAGCCGGTCCAGATCGACCACGGCCCCCGCAACCGCCCGCGCGTCGCGCTGACCTTCCACGGCCAGGGCGACCCGGCCGTGGCCCGGGCCGTGCTCGCAGAGGCGGAACGCGCTCACGCCCGGGTCACCGTCCTCGCCGTCGGCAGCTGGCTCGACGAGCATCCCGACATGGCCCGCCGGATCCTCGACGGAGGGCACGACCTCGGCAACCACACCCAGAGTCATGCCGACATCTCGGCGATGGGCGAAGCGGCGGCGTACGCGGAGATCACCGGCTGCGCCCAGCGGCTGCGCCGGCTCACCGGTTCCATCGGCACCTGGTTCCGGCCCTCGCGCAGCCGGTACGCCACCCCGCTCGTCCAGCGACTCGCGCGCAGGGCGGGCTACCCGCACGTCCTCTCGTACGACGTGGACTCCCTCGACTTCACCTCTCCGGGCGCGGCGGCCGTCACCCGCAAGGTCACCGGGGAGATCCGCAACGGATCGGTGGTGAGCCTGCACTTCGGCTACGCGGACACGGTTGCCGCGCTGCCTGTCCTCCTCAGCGAAATCGACCGCCGTCAACTGCGTGCGGTGACGACTACGGAGCTGCTGACCTGA
- a CDS encoding terpene synthase family protein has translation MPFESTGCNPGIQTTKQSAWEWAAENDLVLSPVAQKKMIRTRPELWISLIFPAASQEHLDLFCQWLFWAFLVDDEFDDGPAGRDPHLCEEAIARLVDVLDGTSAPNGPMEHALDGLMMRTCEGRSLRWVRQFRRDTVGWLWTYYAEAVDRAAGHVPSTADFVKHRRDSVAMQPFLDLHEITAGIDLPESARSLPAYIALRNAVADHSGLCNDICSFEKEAVLGYEHNTVRLIQRDRGGTLQEAVEEAGIWLARIADRVQRAEKELVEEIEAARIDGPARAALERCVQDYRGLVRGDFDYHARAERYTRPDLMEVDEQHSLSRNFAA, from the coding sequence ATGCCATTCGAGAGCACGGGCTGCAATCCAGGCATTCAGACAACCAAACAATCCGCCTGGGAGTGGGCGGCCGAAAACGATCTCGTCCTGTCCCCGGTGGCTCAGAAGAAGATGATCCGGACGCGCCCGGAGCTCTGGATATCCCTGATATTCCCGGCGGCCTCGCAGGAACACCTCGATCTCTTCTGCCAGTGGCTCTTCTGGGCGTTCCTGGTGGACGACGAGTTCGACGACGGCCCGGCCGGCCGTGACCCGCACCTGTGCGAGGAAGCCATCGCCCGGCTGGTGGACGTGCTCGACGGGACCAGCGCGCCGAACGGCCCCATGGAGCACGCTCTCGACGGTCTGATGATGCGGACCTGCGAGGGGCGGTCGCTGCGCTGGGTCCGGCAGTTCCGCCGGGACACGGTCGGCTGGCTGTGGACGTACTACGCGGAGGCCGTCGACCGGGCCGCGGGCCATGTGCCGAGCACCGCCGACTTCGTGAAGCACCGCCGCGACTCGGTGGCCATGCAGCCGTTCCTCGACCTGCACGAAATCACTGCCGGAATAGATCTCCCGGAATCCGCCCGCTCCCTTCCCGCGTACATCGCACTGCGCAATGCGGTGGCCGATCACTCGGGACTCTGCAACGACATCTGTTCATTTGAGAAAGAAGCCGTGCTCGGTTACGAGCACAACACTGTCCGGCTCATTCAGCGGGACCGCGGCGGCACACTGCAGGAGGCCGTCGAAGAGGCCGGGATATGGCTGGCGAGGATCGCCGACCGGGTGCAGCGAGCGGAAAAGGAACTCGTCGAGGAGATAGAGGCCGCACGCATCGACGGCCCGGCACGCGCCGCCCTCGAACGCTGTGTCCAGGACTATCGAGGGCTCGTCCGCGGAGACTTCGACTACCACGCACGGGCGGAGCGGTACACCCGACCCGACCTGATGGAGGTCGACGAACAGCACTCCCTGTCCCGGAACTTCGCCGCCTGA
- a CDS encoding SpoIIE family protein phosphatase, with the protein MSTRDDPAGCQDGSVAAQGARLVVDDHGVVVEWSSQAQALLGYSAEEVLGRRVSVLLTGPGEHTDRGASEVTKSAGEPAVRHRSGRGLAVGIQVWPMVGEGDAVWWSVLLTPAGCFGGPSIDSAVLRAVLTQSPLGLQVLDPDLRLMRFNTAAPGVRGLLGDEVIGRPVREVAPGLVDDALERMLREVLDTGRPVIDVEHAGRPPSDPDHEHIYSVSLYRLQDRAGGVLGLLAASTDISERYRARAGLDLLLDASTRIGTTLDMWRTCEELVGVAVPSLADIAVVDILDEVLEGKTPQPGPVSSHAVLRRAAFKSTEGEHASVAYRVGEVNLSYPRFFQDCLADLRPRLVQRLEIDDEWAVHDARRAELIRRTGAHSLMVVPLTARGVVLGLASFYRTAAPDPFDEGILALTADLGARAALCIDNARRYTRERTAALILRSSLLPQDLPAQNAVEVALHHVSAAAGDWYDVIPLSGARVALVVGHVPGHGMHAAAAMGQLRTAINTLAAQDLAPDELLADLDDLVTGAAGRGAPSARTHPTREQAIGATCVYAVYDPISRRCTLARAGHPAPVIASPQGAVAIPDVPAGPALGSGRPPYGSSELEIPEGSTLALFTSSLIATHDSDPQQGLTRLRRVLGSPLPALQDTCDAIIRAQHPLTPDNDVVLLLARTRALAADQVASWTLPNDPSVVSNARSLTSRQLATWGLQELDFTTQLLVSELVTNAIRYATGPVRQRLIRDRTLICEVTDDSSTAPHLRQADLADEGGRGLYLVAQLAGRWGTRFTARGKTIWAEQALP; encoded by the coding sequence ATGAGCACACGTGATGACCCCGCCGGTTGCCAGGACGGGTCGGTTGCGGCTCAGGGCGCACGGCTGGTGGTGGACGACCACGGGGTCGTGGTCGAGTGGAGCTCGCAGGCGCAGGCGTTGCTCGGCTACTCGGCCGAGGAGGTGCTGGGGCGCCGGGTGTCGGTCCTGCTGACCGGGCCCGGTGAGCACACGGATCGAGGGGCATCCGAGGTGACGAAGTCCGCCGGTGAGCCGGCCGTCCGTCACCGGTCCGGGCGGGGGCTCGCGGTCGGCATCCAGGTGTGGCCCATGGTCGGTGAGGGTGATGCCGTGTGGTGGTCCGTGCTTCTGACCCCGGCGGGGTGTTTCGGCGGGCCGAGTATCGACAGCGCGGTATTGCGCGCGGTACTGACCCAGTCCCCGCTCGGCCTGCAGGTCCTTGATCCCGATCTGCGGCTCATGCGGTTCAACACCGCCGCGCCGGGTGTGCGCGGTCTGCTGGGTGACGAGGTCATCGGCCGGCCGGTCCGCGAGGTGGCGCCGGGTCTGGTCGACGACGCACTGGAGCGGATGCTGCGGGAGGTCCTGGACACGGGCCGGCCCGTGATCGACGTCGAGCATGCCGGGCGGCCCCCCTCCGACCCCGATCACGAGCACATCTATTCCGTCTCGCTCTACCGTCTGCAGGACCGCGCCGGCGGCGTGCTCGGCCTGCTGGCGGCATCGACCGACATCTCCGAGCGGTATCGGGCCCGCGCGGGCCTGGACCTGCTCCTCGACGCGAGCACCCGGATCGGCACCACCTTGGACATGTGGAGGACGTGCGAGGAACTGGTCGGGGTCGCGGTGCCGAGCCTGGCCGACATCGCCGTCGTGGACATCCTCGACGAAGTGCTGGAGGGGAAGACTCCGCAACCCGGTCCGGTGAGCTCCCACGCCGTGCTGCGACGTGCGGCCTTCAAATCCACCGAAGGGGAACACGCATCGGTCGCCTACCGTGTCGGAGAGGTCAACCTGTCGTATCCGCGGTTCTTCCAGGACTGCCTCGCCGATCTGCGGCCCCGCCTCGTGCAGCGCCTGGAGATCGACGACGAGTGGGCCGTGCACGACGCCCGGCGTGCCGAGCTGATCCGCCGGACCGGGGCCCATTCGCTCATGGTCGTACCCCTCACCGCCCGCGGGGTCGTCCTCGGCCTGGCCAGCTTCTACCGGACCGCCGCACCGGACCCGTTCGACGAGGGCATCCTCGCCCTCACGGCGGATCTCGGCGCCCGGGCCGCCCTGTGCATCGACAACGCGCGCCGGTACACCCGTGAACGCACCGCCGCCCTCATCCTGCGCTCCAGCCTGCTGCCGCAGGACCTCCCTGCCCAGAACGCCGTCGAAGTCGCCCTGCACCACGTGTCCGCCGCCGCAGGAGACTGGTACGACGTGATCCCGTTGTCCGGGGCGCGCGTGGCCCTCGTCGTCGGACACGTGCCGGGACACGGCATGCATGCCGCCGCCGCCATGGGCCAACTGCGCACCGCCATCAACACCCTGGCCGCCCAGGACCTGGCCCCCGACGAACTGCTCGCAGACCTCGACGACCTGGTGACGGGCGCCGCCGGCCGCGGTGCGCCCTCGGCCCGCACACACCCGACGCGCGAACAGGCGATCGGCGCGACATGTGTGTACGCGGTCTACGACCCGATCTCCCGGCGCTGCACGCTGGCACGCGCCGGCCACCCCGCCCCCGTCATCGCGTCGCCCCAGGGAGCGGTCGCCATACCCGACGTTCCTGCCGGACCGGCGCTGGGAAGCGGCCGTCCGCCCTACGGATCGAGCGAGCTGGAGATCCCCGAGGGCAGCACCCTCGCCCTGTTCACCAGCAGCCTCATCGCGACGCACGACAGCGATCCGCAACAGGGCCTGACCCGACTGCGCCGCGTCCTGGGCAGCCCGCTCCCCGCACTCCAGGACACCTGCGACGCCATCATCCGGGCGCAGCACCCCCTCACGCCCGACAACGACGTCGTCCTGCTCCTGGCCCGCACCCGCGCCCTCGCCGCCGACCAGGTCGCGTCCTGGACCCTGCCCAACGACCCTTCCGTCGTCAGCAACGCCCGCAGCCTCACCAGCCGGCAACTGGCCACCTGGGGACTGCAGGAACTCGACTTCACCACGCAACTGTTGGTGAGCGAGCTGGTCACCAACGCCATCCGCTACGCCACGGGCCCCGTCCGGCAACGTCTGATCCGGGACCGGACCCTCATCTGCGAAGTCACCGACGACAGCAGCACAGCCCCCCACCTGCGCCAGGCGGATCTCGCCGACGAAGGTGGCCGCGGCCTGTACCTCGTCGCGCAACTGGCCGGCCGCTGGGGTACCCGCTTCACCGCCCGAGGAAAGACCATCTGGGCGGAACAGGCCCTTCCCTGA
- a CDS encoding EF-hand domain-containing protein: MADIESARKAFERYDLNGDGLISAAEYKSVMAQLGDPYVTEPVAQAVINSHDANGDGLLTFDEFWAAQNKG; encoded by the coding sequence GTGGCGGACATCGAGTCGGCGCGCAAGGCTTTCGAGCGGTACGACCTGAACGGCGACGGGCTGATATCCGCCGCCGAGTACAAGAGCGTGATGGCTCAGCTGGGTGACCCCTACGTCACCGAGCCGGTGGCCCAGGCCGTCATCAACTCCCACGACGCGAACGGTGACGGTCTGCTCACCTTCGACGAGTTCTGGGCTGCCCAGAACAAGGGCTGA
- a CDS encoding GNAT family N-acetyltransferase, which produces MTKDALAQTLTAAAHGRFPPPDGGTTVVAQPNARDAGVLAFTAHSVVFTDEDPAWVRATLAATPGDPLAATMNPYFLGALLARTGRHMNTIDLLTVAGALPGDPDIGLREIEDPEHPRVARAMKYRDEVRVWATDGGVLILGRGVAGRWETAIEVAEEARGRRLGERLARAARQLVPDTVVWAQQSPGNARSVRTFQAAGYRPVGSEALLIAG; this is translated from the coding sequence TTGACGAAGGACGCACTGGCTCAGACCCTGACAGCTGCCGCGCACGGACGGTTCCCCCCGCCGGACGGGGGCACGACGGTGGTGGCGCAGCCGAACGCACGGGACGCCGGGGTGCTGGCCTTCACCGCGCACTCGGTGGTGTTCACCGACGAGGATCCGGCATGGGTACGGGCCACACTGGCCGCCACCCCCGGTGATCCGCTCGCCGCGACAATGAACCCGTACTTCCTGGGCGCGCTGCTCGCCCGTACCGGACGGCACATGAACACCATCGATCTGCTGACGGTCGCGGGCGCGCTGCCGGGGGACCCGGACATCGGGCTCCGGGAGATCGAGGACCCGGAACATCCGCGGGTGGCAAGGGCCATGAAGTACCGCGACGAGGTGCGGGTCTGGGCCACCGACGGCGGTGTGCTGATTCTGGGCCGTGGGGTCGCCGGACGCTGGGAGACGGCGATCGAGGTGGCCGAGGAGGCGCGCGGCCGACGGCTCGGGGAGCGGCTGGCGCGAGCGGCCCGGCAGTTGGTGCCGGACACGGTGGTGTGGGCGCAGCAGTCGCCGGGGAACGCCCGCAGTGTGCGGACGTTCCAGGCGGCGGGCTACCGGCCGGTCGGCTCGGAGGCCCTGCTGATCGCGGGCTGA